The genomic region CGTGCCCGCACTCGTCGGCCATGGTGGTGAAGGTCCGCTGCACCTGGGCCCGGCCCTCCTCGGTACCGAGCCGGCGGCGCATCGACTCGGCCTGGTCGAGGCCGCAGCCGGTCATGGCGTGCAGGGTCCCGATGACCTGTTCGTGGAAGATCACGACCCCGCCGGTCGGGGCGAGCAGGTCGGTCAGGACGGGGGAGGGGTGGATCGGCGGGCTCAGGCCGTCGCGGGCGGCCAGGTAGGGGGTGATCATGTCGCTGCCGACGGGACCCGGCCGGAACAGGGAGATGTCGCAGATCAGGTCGTCCATGTCGGCGGGCCGCAGGCGGCTGACGAGTTCGCGCTGGCCGGGCGACTCGATCTGGAAGCAGCCCAGGGTGGCCGAGGAGGAGATCATCCGGTACGTGGACTCGTCCTGGGGCAGGGTGTCCAGGTCCAGGTGCTCGCCGGTGGTGCGCGCCACCTCGTCGCGGGCGTGGGACATGGCCGACTGCATGCGCACACCGATGACGTCGAGTTTGATCAGCCCCATCTCCTCCACGTCCTCCTTGTCGAACTGGACCATGGGGTAGCCGGCGCGGCTGGGTTCCAGGGGCGTGCGCTCGCGCAGGGTGGAGCCGGAGACGACCAGGCCGCAGGGGTGCATGGCGATGTGGCGGGGCAGGCCGTCCAGGCTCTCCGCGAGTCGGAAGAGGGTCTGGGCGGCGGCCGAGCCCAGGCCGGTGCCCTGGAAGCCGCGCAGTTCGGGCAGGTCCTGGGCGGCGGAGCGGATGCGGCGGGCGCGCACGTGGGGGAAGGCCTTGGCCAGGGCGTCGATCTCGTGCGGGGGGATCCCCATCGCGGCGCCGACGTCGCGGATGGCGCTGCGGGCGCGGTAGGTCTCCATCATGGACACGCAGGCGGTGTCGGGGTAGGCGGCGAAGACCGCGTCGTAGGCCTCCAGCCGGCGGGCGGACTCCACGTCCAGGTCGATGTCGGGCAGGCCGACGCGGCTCTGGCTGAGGAAGCGCTCCATGAGCAGTCCGTGGTCCAGGGGGTTGATCGCGGAGATGCCCAGCAGGTGGTTGACCAGGCTGCCGGTGCCCGATCCGCGGATGGAGCACCGGATGCCCTTGTCGCGGATGCGTGCGGCGGCGTCGGCGACGGTGAGGAAGTAGGCCGACAGGCCCTTGTTCTCGATGACCTCCAGCTCGCCGGCCAGGCGGTGCACGGCGGCGGGGTCGCGGTGCAGGCCGAGCCGGTGCAGGCCCTCGTCGCAGTCGCGCCAGAGCCGGTCGCGTGGGTCATGGACGTCGGGCAGGTGGGCGCGGTCCATGCCCAGGTCGGCGTCGGGGTCCATGGCGCAGGAGGCGGCCAGGGCGTTGGTGTGGGCGATCAGGCGGCGGGCGGCGGTGTCGTCGTCTCCGCACAGGCGCCGGGCGACCTCCAGCATCTGCGCGCCGCTCTTGAGGTGGGCCTGGGCGGTGGCGGGCCCGGGCCGGGTCCCGCCGGGCAGCCAGCGGCGGGCCTCGTCCAGGACGTGGGCGACCTCGGCGTCGGTGGAGCGGGGGTAGCGGACGGCGTTGGTGAGCACGGCCAGGGTGCGGGTCCGGGCGGCCAGGTCGAGGAGGGCCTGGGCGGTGTGCCGGTGGCCGGGGGTGTAGTGGTCGACGAGTTCGATCACCGTCTCGGCGGTGGCGCGCCAGCGGTCCAGGAGGCGGTGGGCGAGGCCGGGCCGGCCCTGGGCCATGGCGGTGCCGACGTCGGACTCGGGGCCGAGCAGGACGACGAGGCCGTCGGCGTGCCGGGCCAGGGAGTGGAGGGACAGGGCGGGGGTGTCGGCCGAGGTGTCGTGGGCCTGGGTGACCAGGCGGCACAGGGAGGCCCAGCCGCGCCGGCCGCGGGCCAGGAGGGTGACGCGGCCGCCGTCGGGCGCGGCCACGGCCAGGTTGCAGCCCAGGACGGGGCGCAGGCCCGCCTTCTGGCAGGCGCGTACGTGTTTGACCATGCCGTAGACGCCGTCGCGGTCGGTGAGGGCGAGCAGACCCATGTCGAGTTCCGCGGCGCGTTCGACGAGCCGCTCGGGCGGGGTGGTGCCGTAGCGGGCCGAGGCCGAGGAGACGACGTTCAGGTGCGCGAAGTCCGCGTGCCCGTGGGCCTGCGGCATGTGGTTCCTCCCCTGGGTGGTGCACCGGGTTCGGCACGGGTGCTGTTGTGACCCATGGGGAAGAAGTGCCGAAATCGAACTTATGTACGAATCATAGCTCGGATCGTCGCGAACACAAACCCCTGACCTGCCCAAACGCAAAACCGGGTGGCGCGGGGACGGTCGTCCGGCGCAGGATGGCCGACAGGGCAGGGGATCCCGCCGCCGAGGGAGGACGTGCGCACACGGGTCGGAACGAGGGCATCGACGACGGCGAGGGCACGGACGGCAGCGAGGACGTCGAACAGGCGGTCGCCGCGGAACTGCGCCTGCTCGATCCCGGAGTCCGCACCTCGCCGGACCTGGCCGCGCAGCTGCTCCACCCCGACTTCAGCGAGGTCGGCCGGTCCGGGCGGCGCTGGGGCCGGGCGTCGATCCTCGCGGCGCTGCCGACCATGGCCGGGTCGACCGGCCAGGACCGCGTCCGGGTCGACGGAATGTCGGGGCGCTCGCTCGCCCCGGGCGTCGTGCACCTGACCTACGCGACCGAGGCCGCAGGCGTGCGGGCCCGGCGCAGTTCGCTCTGGGTCAGGGACGAGGGCGGTGCCTGGCGCGTGCTGTACCACCAGGGCACGCCCACGCGTCCGCACGGGTGAGGGCGCGGCCCGGAATCAGGTGAGTTCGAGTCCGCCGTCGATGGTGAGGACCTGCCCGGTGAGCCAGGTCGTTCCCGGGTCGGCGAGCCGCAGTACCCACTGGGCGACCTCGTCGGGTTCACCGCGGCGGCCCAGCGGGATCTGAGCGGCCTCACTCTCCTTGACCCGGGCCACGTCGGCCTCGGTGAGCCCGGCTGCCGACAGTGCCTCGCTCTCGGTGGGGCCCGGCGCCAGGGCGTTGACCCGCACCCCCTCGGGGGCCAGTT from Nocardiopsis aegyptia harbors:
- a CDS encoding DNA polymerase III subunit alpha, with amino-acid sequence MPQAHGHADFAHLNVVSSASARYGTTPPERLVERAAELDMGLLALTDRDGVYGMVKHVRACQKAGLRPVLGCNLAVAAPDGGRVTLLARGRRGWASLCRLVTQAHDTSADTPALSLHSLARHADGLVVLLGPESDVGTAMAQGRPGLAHRLLDRWRATAETVIELVDHYTPGHRHTAQALLDLAARTRTLAVLTNAVRYPRSTDAEVAHVLDEARRWLPGGTRPGPATAQAHLKSGAQMLEVARRLCGDDDTAARRLIAHTNALAASCAMDPDADLGMDRAHLPDVHDPRDRLWRDCDEGLHRLGLHRDPAAVHRLAGELEVIENKGLSAYFLTVADAAARIRDKGIRCSIRGSGTGSLVNHLLGISAINPLDHGLLMERFLSQSRVGLPDIDLDVESARRLEAYDAVFAAYPDTACVSMMETYRARSAIRDVGAAMGIPPHEIDALAKAFPHVRARRIRSAAQDLPELRGFQGTGLGSAAAQTLFRLAESLDGLPRHIAMHPCGLVVSGSTLRERTPLEPSRAGYPMVQFDKEDVEEMGLIKLDVIGVRMQSAMSHARDEVARTTGEHLDLDTLPQDESTYRMISSSATLGCFQIESPGQRELVSRLRPADMDDLICDISLFRPGPVGSDMITPYLAARDGLSPPIHPSPVLTDLLAPTGGVVIFHEQVIGTLHAMTGCGLDQAESMRRRLGTEEGRAQVQRTFTTMADECGHDPRIVERVWEILSSFGSFGFCKAHAAAFALPTYQSAWLKRHHPAAFYAGVLTHDPGMYPRRAIIDDARRFGVPVLGVDIDRSEDQWRVEDVDGTWGVRASLADVRGITAAEIARILAERPFHSLPDAANRARLSRDVLENLVRVGAFDALYRIGSDPAAPHRRDLLLQVSALERAGRTSTDSGQIPLPMTGAAPAQGTLPEMSEDERVRAELEVLGYEVDRHLLDGHAELLAALAAGHRLVPARDLHLVPNGQEVLVAGVKVATQTPAVRSGQRIIFTTLDDATGLVDLTFFESVQDRCAATVFGSWLLAVRGRVRRSGSGMATVTASHAYDLGELGEAWHESGAEGLADALRPQGSVRASRGVGGRRIRYSSGFRVSPYADLPPVTAPPRGLWHASPGSSGGSGR
- a CDS encoding nuclear transport factor 2 family protein yields the protein MADRAGDPAAEGGRAHTGRNEGIDDGEGTDGSEDVEQAVAAELRLLDPGVRTSPDLAAQLLHPDFSEVGRSGRRWGRASILAALPTMAGSTGQDRVRVDGMSGRSLAPGVVHLTYATEAAGVRARRSSLWVRDEGGAWRVLYHQGTPTRPHG